Part of the Suricata suricatta isolate VVHF042 chromosome 8, meerkat_22Aug2017_6uvM2_HiC, whole genome shotgun sequence genome, NNNNNNNNNNNNNNNNNNNNNNNNNNNNNNNNNNNNNNNNNNNNNNNNNNNNNNNNNNNNNNNNNNNNNNNNCCTTCGGCCCCGCTGACATCCGCGAGGGCTGGTTCCGCGAGACGTGCAGCCTgtggccaggccaggccctgtcGCTGCAGGTGGAGCAGCTGCTACACCACCAGCGCTCGCAGTACCAGGATATCCTTGTCTTCCGCAGGTATCACCGCCCACCCGGTCCCGCGCCCCCGAGTGCCTGCGGCGGCCCTCAGCCCAAACCGCCGGCTGCCCGGTGCTCCGGAGCCAGCCGGGACTCCTCCTGCCCGAATCTCGGTCCTGACCACCCCTCTTCCTGCCCGACCCCCAGTCTAGCGCCCTTTACCTCGCCCCCCCCCGGAGCCGTCTCTGCCCCCGCCCGTCGCCCTGCAAAACTGTCAGAAGTTCTGGAGAACTAGGCCCCTCCCCTCCCGAGAtgctctccccaccctgctccccgtCTCCCTGGCTGGGGGCCGCCGTTCGGCAGGGAGGGAGCCGGAGTCTGCGCCGACCCCACGCGCCGAGCTCCACGTGTCAGTCCCGGACACGTCAGAGCCCGGACCATgagtccacccccaccccccaccctgcggGCCTGCCTGCCCAGAATCGCCACGTGTCACCCCCAGTGCTTCCCTCTGGGACCCCTTGGCAGGTCGGGGGAGATGCTTCTCACCCTGGGCGAGTGGGGGCACGTTGCCCCCACTCCAGGGGACCTGGGTCCCTGACTGTCACTCCTGCCTTCAGTAAGAGCTACGGCAACGTTCTGGTGTTGGACGGCGTCATCCAGTGCACAGAGAGGGACGAGTTCTCCTACCAGGAGATGATAGCCAACCTGCCCCTGTGCAGCCACCCCAACCCGCGCAAGGTACCCCGATTCCTGCCAAGGTTCAGCCCCCAGACAGGAAAGCCACTGCTCAGAGTCCCACAGATGCGGGAGGCCCCAGATGCACCCATGCTCGGGCCCAGCTGCTTCCTAAATGGTGATCAGAAAGTGTTAGCAGGCACAAGGGGAGTAAGTGGGGGACGGGGTGGAGGCACTTCACAAGGATGGGGGCTGACACAGCCTCTGAGGGGCAGACCCTTCGCCCTGAGGCCTGAAACttaagcagcagcagcagccctgggaggAGTTTCCAGGAAAAGGGGACACCTGGTGCCAGGTTCCTGAGGCAGGACAGTTTCTGAGAGTAGCAGATGAAGTAATGAGGGCTGTGCATCAGAGGGATTGAGAAACACATCCTGTTCTGATTGTTTCGTGTGAGCGCATCTGCCCTGCGCGCCCAGGCCGCTGAGTCCTGCTGGAGCCTGTTtggtggggctggggctcagcTTGGTGTTTTGCTTCTGACTGTTCTTCCCGCTCCTAGGTGCTGATCAtcgggggtggggatgggggtgtcCTGCGGGAGGTGTTGAAGCATTCCTCTGTGGAGTCCGTGGTCCAGTGTGAGATTGACGAGGTGAGTGTTGGgctctgggttcaagtcccagctctgccctgggaCTTGGCTGCATTCTctcgggcaagtcacttaacGTTGCTCAGCCTCTTTCTTCATCTCAAATGCATGTTGGGAGGATTCAGtaggaaaactgggcagcaaaAGGCCTTGCGCATAGCAGGTCTGCCTCGATGCTCGTTCTTAATAAGACTCAGCTGGTTTTCAAGTCAAGCTCCAGGGGCGTTCCAACTCCTTGTGCATCTGCTCTTTAACACTCGGCTTGTTTTTAACGAGCATCTAGTGCGCGGCAGCCATTGCTCTCGCTGCTGGGCACAGTGGTGAATGGACAGGTCCGGTCCCCGCTCCCCTGGAGTTGGTCTTCCAGTGAGGAGACTTCAGAGGGTGATATGATGGGAGCAGGGGGTGAAAGGCAAAGGCAGGCTCAGAGCTTACAGGTGAAGGCTGGTCAACGCCGGCTTCCCGAGGAGGTAGGTTTCAGCTGGGGCCTGGATGAAAAGCAGTTGGCCACATGGAGGCAAGGGAAGGTCCTCCTGGCAGAGGCTAGACTCCCCTCCCTCTGAGATAGGACGAAAGTCACCTAGAAGGGACGGTCTGGTCTGGGGACAGGACGGGGACAGTGGGGTGTGGgctgaggagcagggaggagccAGCCTGCCCTGAGGGAGCAGTACCAGGGTGCCCCCCATCTTCCCGACGTGGAAGCTGGGTTTCCACAAAATGAATGGCTTGCCCCAGTGACGGGGCGATCAGGGGGACTGCTGGAGGGGCTGCAAACCCCCCGCGACCCAGCCTggtgcctcctccctcctcaggacGTCATTCGGGTCTCCAAGAAGTTCCTGCCAGGCATGGCCGTGGGCTACGCCAGCTCCAAGCTGACCCTACACGTGGGTGATGGTTTTGAATTCATGAAACAGAACCAGGATGCCTTCGATGTCATCATCACTGACTCCTCAGACCCCATGGGTAAGCGAGGGATGGGCCTGGGTCCCCTGGCAGCCCACGTCTCTCCCGTCCTGGTCACCACCTCCTCAACCCAGTCCTGGCTCACCAGAGGCAGACCAGGCTATTGCCCAAAGTTCACAGGGGGATTTCCCAGAGGAGGGTGGGGCTCTGGCCTTGGTCCACTGAAGCCTAAGTTTCTTCTTCACCNNNNNNNNNNNNNNNNNNNNNNNNNNNNNNNNNNNNNNNNNNNNNNNNNNNNNNNNNNNNNNNNNNNNNNNNNNNNNNNNNNNNNNNNNNNNNNNNNNNNGGGGCGGGGGTCCTCCAGCCCGGGCAGGGGCGGGGTGAGCAGGCCAGCaccggggtggggcgggggtccTCCAGCCCGGGCAGGGGCGGGGTGAGCAGGCCAGCaccggggtggggcgggggtccTCCAGcccgggcaggggcagggtgagCAGGCCAGCaccggggtggggcgggggtccTCCAGCCCGGACAGGGGCGGGGTGAGCCGGCCAGTGTTGGGGCCGGGGTGAGCAGGCCTTCGGCATGGGAATgagtcggggggtggggggggccctgCCTGCAGGTGCTGTTACTGCCACTGCCCTGCTCTCTCCACAGGTGAGTGTCAGTGGCTGCACCTGGACCTCATCAAGGAGATGCGGCAGTTCTGCAAGTCGCTCTTCCCGGTGGTGGCCTACGCCTACTGCAGCATCCCCACCTACCCCAGCGGCCAGATCGGCTTCATGCTGTGCAGCAAAAATCCAGTGAGCCTCTGCGTGCCCgcctggggatggggggtgaggggcaggtgggCAACGAAAGCACTTCCCTGACACCCGCGGCCCCTGTCCCCAGAGCACCAACTTCC contains:
- the SRM gene encoding spermidine synthase — its product is MEWRPREQGSASSPGDRHTGPSPRTTMPKGSGRRSARPSARKVRAGPEPPAPASPPGPGTPSLPLCGPRRLPDPGRGAGPRGPYLPAKRGAEGRTRSGPPRPARLAQSRNPPRRLPDPSPRGPSERVALPCCRGRTFGPADIREGWFRETCSLWPGQALSLQVEQLLHHQRSQYQDILVFRSKSYGNVLVLDGVIQCTERDEFSYQEMIANLPLCSHPNPRKVLIIGGGDGGVLREVLKHSSVESVVQCEIDEDVIRVSKKFLPGMAVGYASSKLTLHVGDGFEFMKQNQDAFDVIITDSSDPMGKRGMGLGPLAAHVSPVLVTTSSTQCCYCHCPALSTGECQWLHLDLIKEMRQFCKSLFPVVAYAYCSIPTYPSGQIGFMLCSKNPSTNFRKPVQQLTQKQVEQMQLKYYNSDVHQAAFVLPEFARKALNDVS